Proteins from a genomic interval of Piscinibacter sp. HJYY11:
- a CDS encoding DUF4142 domain-containing protein, translating into MTTLARFVTRAVLAAGVIALATPAFARSDAAFMKQAAQNGAAEIEASKLAQQKAKRPDVKAFADAMVNDHTKVDGELKQLAASKKVELPTGPSLKQKGELKMIDAGDADKFDQRYTKAFGVKAHEDTIKLFEEAAAKATDPEVKAFAQKTLPSLKHHLEMARALDTAAPSK; encoded by the coding sequence ATGACCACCCTAGCCCGCTTCGTCACCCGCGCCGTGCTCGCCGCCGGCGTCATCGCCCTCGCCACGCCGGCCTTCGCCCGCTCGGACGCCGCCTTCATGAAGCAGGCGGCCCAGAACGGCGCCGCCGAGATCGAGGCCAGCAAGCTGGCACAGCAGAAGGCCAAGCGCCCCGACGTCAAGGCCTTCGCCGATGCGATGGTCAACGACCACACCAAGGTCGACGGCGAACTCAAGCAGCTCGCCGCCAGCAAGAAGGTGGAGCTGCCCACCGGCCCGTCTCTCAAGCAGAAGGGCGAGCTGAAGATGATCGACGCGGGCGATGCCGACAAGTTCGACCAGCGCTACACCAAGGCCTTCGGCGTGAAGGCCCATGAAGACACGATCAAGCTCTTCGAGGAGGCCGCGGCCAAGGCCACCGACCCGGAGGTCAAGGCCTTCGCGCAGAAGACCTTGCCGTCACTCAAGCACCACCTGGAAATGGCGCGCGCGCTCGATACCGCAGCACCGAGCAAGTAA
- a CDS encoding ATP-binding protein, with translation MTPDCLTEHRLLDLAQADGSFGYFTYQFDTDCLRWSAGLAQLFSRPAERLQTPIAGWLAALDPETRNIFRESLEAAVARRAATMAWSARHAAPGGRKRWLDGRVSLHYDEAARPHEMVGVVYDTTERHETRLMQEVLVEGERVARARAEAAHRAHDQILSMLGHELRNPLSAISAGVEVLQRRGDDDPIAREAQEIIARQTLHLGHMMAEMLDVTGAMSGKLRLEKELALMGSVLEQTVRKLERSGRAPEGRIVLDIPTLWVEIDVARMEQVVTHLLVNAITYTPDESPIEVQARQEAGQVVVTVVDHGPGIAPEVLEHVFDLFAQGQRPLDRRAGGLGIGLTLVKRLVELHGGTVRATSSREGSCFEIRLPVAEAPVHSGGNGSHARAADRALRVLVIEDNDDARFALCSLLQLDGHAVTWADDGPSGLEKLVEQRPEVAIVDIGLPRLDGFELALRARAAGFPGLMIAVSGYGMLQDARRAMGSGFDAHMPKPLDAAKLRRLMLSK, from the coding sequence ATGACACCAGACTGCCTCACCGAACACCGCCTGCTCGATCTGGCTCAGGCAGACGGCTCGTTCGGCTATTTCACCTACCAGTTCGACACCGACTGCCTGCGCTGGAGCGCGGGCCTGGCCCAGCTCTTCAGCCGGCCGGCCGAGCGCCTGCAGACGCCCATTGCGGGGTGGCTCGCCGCCCTGGATCCCGAAACCCGCAACATCTTCCGCGAGAGCCTGGAGGCCGCCGTGGCCCGGCGCGCGGCGACCATGGCGTGGTCGGCCCGCCATGCGGCACCGGGCGGCCGCAAGCGCTGGCTCGATGGCCGCGTGTCCCTGCATTACGACGAGGCTGCGCGGCCGCACGAGATGGTGGGCGTGGTCTACGACACCACGGAGCGGCACGAGACCCGTCTCATGCAGGAGGTGCTGGTCGAAGGTGAGCGCGTGGCCCGCGCGCGCGCCGAGGCGGCACACCGCGCACATGACCAGATCCTGTCGATGCTCGGGCATGAGCTGCGCAACCCGCTGAGCGCCATCTCGGCCGGCGTCGAGGTGCTGCAGCGCCGTGGCGACGACGACCCCATCGCCCGCGAAGCGCAGGAGATCATCGCGCGCCAGACGCTCCACCTCGGCCACATGATGGCCGAGATGCTCGACGTGACGGGCGCCATGTCGGGCAAGCTGCGGCTGGAAAAGGAGCTCGCGCTGATGGGCTCAGTGCTCGAGCAGACCGTTCGCAAGCTCGAGCGAAGCGGCCGGGCGCCCGAAGGGCGCATCGTGCTGGACATACCCACGCTGTGGGTCGAGATTGACGTCGCCCGCATGGAGCAGGTGGTTACGCATCTGCTGGTCAACGCCATCACCTACACCCCCGACGAGTCGCCCATCGAGGTGCAGGCGCGTCAGGAGGCAGGCCAGGTGGTGGTGACGGTGGTCGACCATGGCCCCGGCATCGCGCCCGAGGTGCTGGAGCATGTGTTCGACCTGTTCGCGCAAGGCCAGCGGCCGCTCGACCGGCGCGCGGGCGGGCTCGGCATCGGCCTCACGCTGGTCAAGCGCCTGGTGGAGCTGCACGGCGGCACGGTGCGGGCCACCAGCTCGCGCGAGGGCAGCTGCTTCGAGATCCGCCTGCCGGTGGCCGAGGCGCCGGTGCACAGCGGCGGCAACGGCAGCCACGCGCGGGCCGCCGATCGTGCGCTGCGCGTGCTCGTGATCGAAGACAACGACGATGCGCGCTTCGCCCTGTGCAGCCTGCTCCAGCTCGACGGCCATGCCGTGACGTGGGCAGATGACGGGCCGTCGGGGCTCGAGAAGCTGGTCGAGCAGCGGCCCGAGGTCGCGATCGTCGACATCGGCCTGCCGCGCCTCGATGGCTTCGAACTCGCGCTGCGTGCGCGTGCCGCCGGATTCCCCGGCCTGATGATCGCCGTGTCGGGCTACGGCATGTTGCAGGACGCCCGCCGTGCCATGGGGTCGGGCTTCGATGCCCACATGCCCAAGCCGCTGGACGCTGCGAAGCTGCGCCGCCTGATGCTTTCGAAGTGA
- a CDS encoding patatin-like phospholipase family protein, with the protein MKTVVVFQGGGALGAFASGVWEALAPWLRERDARLIGLAGASIGAINAAVVAHRLHEPDLGAGCLSALWREQIASPSLPFCGWPIGDHDWRARCAAGMVS; encoded by the coding sequence ATGAAGACCGTCGTCGTCTTTCAGGGCGGAGGCGCGCTCGGCGCATTCGCCTCCGGCGTGTGGGAGGCGCTCGCACCCTGGCTGCGCGAGCGCGATGCCCGGCTCATCGGGCTGGCCGGTGCGTCCATCGGCGCGATCAACGCGGCCGTGGTCGCGCATCGCCTGCACGAGCCGGATCTCGGTGCCGGGTGCCTGAGCGCGCTGTGGCGAGAGCAGATCGCGAGCCCCTCGCTCCCGTTCTGCGGCTGGCCGATCGGTGACCACGACTGGCGCGCGCGTTGCGCAGCTGGAATGGTTTCCTGA
- a CDS encoding MBL fold metallo-hydrolase produces the protein MKIHRLNCVSSCPLGGRLMDGRSGSVFERGRLCCHCLLVESNDGLVLVDTGFGLRDVAHPKSRLSSFFLAMLSPDFREEMTAARQVQALGHKLADVRHIVLTHLDFDHAGGLDDFPFAQVHLLRRERDEAMRQSTWLDRQRYRPQQWSSRERWRLHGVTGGETWLGFQGVCTGQGLPQGVALVPLPGHTHGHAGVAVRTHRGWLLQAGDAYFHHREMDAQRPWCTPGLRLYQTLMEKSRRLRLQNQARLRKLVHDHPEVQVSCSRDPEEFERLAGHAQGVAIHGMPFVAR, from the coding sequence ATGAAGATCCATCGCCTCAACTGCGTGTCGTCCTGCCCCCTGGGCGGGCGGCTGATGGACGGCCGCTCGGGCTCGGTCTTCGAGCGCGGCAGGCTGTGCTGCCACTGCCTGCTCGTCGAGTCGAACGACGGGCTGGTGCTCGTGGACACCGGCTTCGGCCTGCGCGATGTGGCCCACCCGAAGAGCCGCCTCAGCAGCTTCTTCCTGGCCATGCTGAGCCCGGACTTCCGCGAGGAGATGACGGCCGCGCGCCAGGTGCAGGCGCTGGGGCACAAGCTTGCCGACGTGCGCCACATCGTGCTCACGCACCTCGACTTCGACCACGCAGGCGGGCTCGACGACTTTCCGTTTGCGCAGGTGCACCTGCTGCGCCGCGAGCGCGACGAGGCCATGCGCCAGAGCACCTGGCTCGATCGCCAGCGCTACCGGCCGCAGCAGTGGAGCAGCCGCGAGCGCTGGCGGCTGCACGGCGTGACCGGCGGCGAGACATGGCTCGGCTTCCAGGGAGTCTGCACGGGGCAAGGATTGCCGCAAGGCGTGGCACTCGTGCCCTTGCCCGGCCACACGCACGGCCACGCGGGTGTGGCCGTGCGCACCCACCGCGGCTGGCTGCTGCAGGCGGGCGACGCGTACTTTCACCACCGCGAGATGGACGCCCAGCGGCCGTGGTGCACGCCGGGGCTGCGCCTCTACCAGACCTTGATGGAAAAGAGCCGCCGCCTGCGGCTGCAGAACCAGGCCCGCCTGCGCAAGCTCGTGCACGATCATCCCGAGGTGCAGGTGAGCTGCTCGCGCGACCCGGAGGAGTTCGAACGGCTCGCCGGCCACGCGCAAGGCGTGGCCATCCACGGCATGCCCTTCGTTGCACGCTGA
- a CDS encoding sensor histidine kinase KdpD, whose translation MSSAPEAAASASVPAAREPAPVHRWLAALVAALAVVALVGWVTGLPRLTTFVQGRPTLAPMTAIVLLLAARAMAALPEDKAIALRYGLAQAACGLFIMVAHQFALPATDTLVPSFWWSSRLSGLAFAMSGLATVLLALRRFAAGQIVALGVLLLASLLGLGHVFPDADLYTLMPGTGVAIPSVLAFVVLSIGQLRACHTRGIAGALTRHSAAGRAGLRLLSVGLFSVLGLTVAVVIARRHGLFDADTAVLLVAWGAIALLGSALWGLAVAVARVEAARQVAEEERDRVQRMVAAAVAHDLRNPLSTAVATASLLQRQVAELQATAALQRLQRSHRRLDRLLRSLLDSMTVSAGKPLALKMGPCALHELVAEVVAENEAALAGRLSCEGEAHGWWDRDAMLRVIENLVLNAVKYGDRDSPIVCRITPMDSTDVLLEIGNQGAAIPHAEWETIFHPFTGGQETARRQPGGWGVGLAYAKAVAVGHGGSIGVTKSDATGTTFSLWLPLDARPHALLLEPGHTGLR comes from the coding sequence ATGAGCAGCGCTCCCGAAGCAGCAGCCTCCGCATCCGTGCCGGCGGCGCGCGAGCCCGCGCCGGTCCATCGCTGGCTCGCGGCCCTGGTGGCGGCACTTGCCGTCGTCGCGCTCGTGGGCTGGGTCACCGGGCTGCCTCGGCTGACCACCTTCGTCCAGGGACGGCCCACACTTGCGCCCATGACGGCCATCGTCCTCCTGCTGGCGGCCAGGGCCATGGCCGCACTGCCGGAGGACAAGGCGATCGCCCTGCGCTACGGGCTCGCCCAGGCGGCCTGCGGTCTCTTCATCATGGTGGCGCACCAGTTCGCCCTGCCGGCCACCGACACCTTGGTGCCCTCGTTCTGGTGGTCGTCGCGCCTGAGCGGCCTGGCGTTTGCGATGTCGGGCCTGGCGACGGTGCTGCTCGCGCTGCGGCGGTTTGCCGCGGGGCAGATCGTGGCACTGGGGGTGTTGCTGCTGGCCTCGCTGCTCGGGCTCGGGCACGTCTTTCCCGATGCGGACCTGTATACGCTGATGCCCGGCACCGGGGTCGCGATCCCGAGCGTGCTGGCGTTCGTGGTGCTGTCCATCGGCCAGCTGCGGGCCTGCCACACCCGGGGCATCGCGGGCGCGCTGACGCGGCACAGTGCGGCCGGTCGAGCGGGGCTGCGGCTGCTGTCCGTCGGATTGTTCTCGGTGCTCGGGCTGACGGTCGCGGTGGTCATCGCGCGGCGGCATGGCCTCTTCGACGCCGATACCGCGGTCTTGCTGGTCGCCTGGGGCGCCATCGCCCTTCTGGGCAGCGCGCTGTGGGGACTGGCGGTCGCCGTGGCGCGCGTCGAGGCGGCGCGACAGGTCGCCGAAGAGGAGCGCGACCGTGTGCAGCGCATGGTCGCGGCGGCCGTGGCGCACGACTTGCGCAATCCGCTGTCGACGGCGGTGGCCACCGCATCGCTGCTGCAGCGCCAGGTGGCCGAGCTGCAAGCCACCGCCGCGCTGCAACGCCTGCAGAGAAGCCACCGGCGCCTCGACCGACTGCTGCGCTCGCTGCTGGACAGCATGACCGTGAGCGCCGGCAAGCCATTGGCCCTGAAGATGGGCCCCTGCGCACTGCATGAGCTGGTGGCCGAGGTGGTGGCTGAGAACGAGGCGGCCCTGGCCGGGCGCCTGAGCTGCGAAGGCGAAGCCCACGGCTGGTGGGACCGCGACGCGATGCTTCGTGTCATCGAGAACCTGGTGCTCAACGCCGTGAAGTACGGCGACCGCGACAGCCCCATCGTGTGCCGCATCACCCCCATGGACTCGACCGACGTGCTCCTGGAGATCGGCAACCAGGGCGCAGCGATTCCGCACGCGGAGTGGGAGACGATCTTCCATCCCTTCACCGGGGGCCAGGAAACGGCGCGCCGCCAGCCCGGCGGCTGGGGCGTCGGGCTCGCGTATGCCAAGGCGGTGGCCGTCGGTCACGGCGGCAGCATCGGCGTCACCAAGTCCGACGCCACCGGCACGACCTTCAGCTTGTGGCTTCCGCTGGACGCGAGGCCTCACGCGCTGCTGTTGGAACCTGGCCATACCGGCCTTCGATGA
- a CDS encoding SRPBCC family protein: MNSAPRPQIGLKQQVTTMLLGIGLKAWLERRMSPPREPGLRQHASPARPVARRPRFQKQTGVRVGIAAGVAAATLVVLATRRRAPIHMSGSVEIAASLKQVYDVWCEYENFPRFMSLVDDVHRTGPNRSHWKVKGPADVPIEWNSVITVREPGRLLAWRSEPGSAVQHSGRVELEPIALGTRATVSMSYRPPGNLLGHLVASLFGRNPRQDLGRDLACMKAFIEGRYGQVPTAAREASRPAEATS, from the coding sequence ATGAATTCAGCCCCACGCCCCCAGATCGGCCTGAAGCAGCAGGTCACCACCATGCTGCTGGGCATCGGCCTCAAGGCCTGGCTCGAGCGCCGGATGTCACCGCCCCGTGAGCCCGGCCTTCGACAGCACGCGAGCCCCGCCCGCCCGGTCGCGCGCAGGCCACGCTTCCAGAAGCAGACCGGCGTGCGTGTCGGCATCGCGGCCGGCGTGGCGGCGGCCACGCTCGTGGTGCTGGCGACGAGGCGGCGCGCGCCGATCCACATGTCGGGCTCGGTCGAGATTGCGGCGAGCCTCAAGCAGGTGTACGACGTGTGGTGCGAGTACGAGAACTTCCCGCGCTTCATGTCGCTCGTCGACGATGTGCACCGCACCGGCCCCAACCGCTCGCACTGGAAGGTCAAGGGCCCGGCCGACGTGCCGATCGAATGGAACTCCGTCATCACCGTCCGCGAGCCCGGCCGGCTGCTGGCCTGGCGCAGCGAGCCGGGCAGCGCGGTGCAGCACAGCGGACGCGTCGAGCTCGAGCCCATTGCGCTCGGCACCCGCGCCACGGTGTCGATGAGCTATCGACCGCCCGGCAACCTGCTCGGGCATCTGGTCGCGAGCCTCTTCGGCCGCAACCCCCGGCAGGACCTCGGCCGCGACCTCGCCTGCATGAAGGCCTTCATCGAAGGCCGGTATGGCCAGGTTCCAACAGCAGCGCGTGAGGCCTCGCGTCCAGCGGAAGCCACAAGCTGA
- a CDS encoding patatin-like phospholipase family protein produces the protein MRSWNGFLSGVLVGNRGLYRPCYHRWNPWYGLQRFERPLFDRSAMLSLVQAHAPGYASAQRDDLPLLAAAATAVVDGELQLFDSDAATIEPMHLMASTAIPVLFDPVTIDGRAYWDGELMRDSMLPALVARLRTTGRLQAGEPLRLVTIEQLPQRLPVVPRSGAEITYRMLNLLQIAKLAPRELDETGGVQWLRIRRPPLEHDGISGQFDYSPERIEQLVTQGRQAGDAALHGTAAAAPPAVSAA, from the coding sequence TTGCGCAGCTGGAATGGTTTCCTGAGCGGCGTGCTGGTGGGCAATCGCGGCCTGTACCGGCCTTGTTATCACCGCTGGAACCCGTGGTATGGCCTGCAGCGTTTCGAGCGGCCTCTCTTCGACCGCAGCGCGATGCTCTCGCTCGTGCAGGCGCATGCGCCGGGCTATGCGAGCGCGCAGCGCGACGACCTGCCGCTGCTCGCCGCGGCCGCCACCGCGGTGGTGGATGGCGAGCTGCAGCTCTTCGACAGCGATGCCGCGACGATCGAGCCGATGCACCTGATGGCAAGCACGGCGATCCCGGTCCTCTTCGACCCGGTGACCATCGACGGCCGCGCCTACTGGGACGGCGAGCTGATGCGCGACTCGATGCTGCCGGCGCTCGTCGCGCGCCTGCGCACCACCGGCCGCCTGCAGGCGGGCGAGCCGCTTCGGCTGGTGACGATCGAGCAGCTGCCGCAGCGGCTGCCGGTCGTGCCGCGCTCCGGCGCCGAGATCACCTACCGCATGCTCAACCTGCTGCAGATCGCGAAGCTCGCGCCACGCGAGCTCGACGAGACCGGCGGCGTGCAGTGGCTGCGCATCCGCCGGCCGCCGCTCGAGCACGACGGCATCTCGGGCCAGTTCGACTACTCGCCCGAGCGCATCGAGCAGCTCGTCACCCAAGGCCGGCAAGCGGGTGATGCGGCGTTGCACGGCACCGCCGCCGCCGCGCCGCCTGCCGTGTCAGCGGCGTGA
- a CDS encoding S9 family peptidase, with protein MTASDTPRFRAEDIFLHQQIKTLHANPARHEVVCDVQHVEREDDGYCSALWLFNIEGRGEPLQLTPGTARDAQPQWSPDGRRIAFLSDRAGGAPQPFVIDREGGEARALPELPQGAESFAWHPDGRSLLATGPVRVDPDAHGNVDNEGTPPPRGPDDPEVVWRLPYELDGMGYTLAERVHLFRIDIERGSVEQLTRGDYEVRGFDVSHDGRRIAYSRTREDAQHCTDIWVMNVDGSEARRLTHQQATASSPSWSPDRRRIVFQGALDEGDAQARLWHIEMETGQVQGLGDESIEVVPAAPCWAKDGRRLACIRAHHGLQEVVLIDVPSGRCTVAVSGERHVESLVATPEHFIYTATSPASPQEIRVSRWNGDDERVLSRFNAWWHERRPPRVEIRRFKVPDGRGGEEEIDGWLMLPADHRGGSVPLLVDVHGGPASYVLVAYTSAPHWPVLCDQGWAVLALNCTGSSSYGRDFSARLRGRWGELDLQQHIAAVKALQREGLADDRVAINGKSYGGYLSAWAIGQTQLFRSAVVLAPVGNLETHYGTSDSGYHADPYSMCGEPFLNRETSVKLSPMRHVQKTRTPTLFLQGKEDERCPKCQSEELFVTIARAGDTPTEMVLYPGGSHHFWESGRPSHRLDALKRRLGWLTRWIDQPLKKA; from the coding sequence ATGACAGCGTCCGACACCCCCCGCTTCCGCGCCGAAGACATCTTTCTCCACCAGCAGATCAAGACGCTGCACGCGAATCCAGCCCGCCATGAAGTGGTCTGCGATGTGCAGCACGTTGAGCGCGAGGACGACGGCTATTGCTCGGCGCTCTGGCTCTTCAACATCGAGGGCCGCGGCGAGCCGTTGCAACTCACGCCCGGCACCGCACGCGACGCGCAGCCGCAGTGGTCACCCGACGGCCGGCGCATCGCCTTTCTCTCCGACCGCGCCGGTGGCGCGCCACAGCCCTTCGTGATCGACCGCGAAGGCGGCGAAGCACGCGCTTTACCGGAATTGCCGCAAGGTGCAGAAAGCTTCGCGTGGCATCCCGATGGCCGATCGCTGCTCGCCACCGGGCCGGTGCGGGTGGACCCGGATGCGCACGGCAACGTCGACAACGAGGGGACACCCCCACCCCGCGGGCCCGATGACCCGGAGGTGGTATGGCGCCTCCCGTACGAGCTCGACGGCATGGGCTACACGCTGGCCGAGCGTGTGCACCTCTTTCGCATCGACATCGAGCGCGGCAGCGTCGAGCAGCTCACCCGCGGCGATTACGAGGTACGCGGCTTCGACGTCTCGCACGACGGCAGGCGCATCGCGTACTCGCGCACCCGGGAGGATGCACAGCACTGCACCGACATCTGGGTGATGAACGTCGATGGCAGCGAAGCGCGCCGGCTGACGCACCAGCAGGCCACGGCGAGCAGCCCGTCGTGGTCACCAGACCGGCGCAGGATCGTCTTTCAGGGCGCGCTCGACGAGGGCGACGCACAGGCTCGCCTGTGGCACATCGAGATGGAGACCGGCCAGGTGCAAGGGCTGGGCGACGAGTCCATCGAAGTCGTGCCCGCCGCCCCGTGCTGGGCCAAGGACGGCCGGCGCCTGGCCTGCATCCGCGCGCACCACGGCCTGCAGGAAGTGGTGCTGATCGACGTGCCCAGCGGGCGCTGCACGGTCGCCGTGAGCGGCGAGCGGCATGTGGAGAGCCTCGTCGCGACGCCCGAGCATTTCATCTACACGGCCACCTCGCCGGCCTCGCCGCAGGAGATCCGCGTGAGCCGCTGGAACGGCGACGACGAGCGCGTGCTCAGCCGCTTCAACGCGTGGTGGCACGAGCGCCGCCCGCCGCGCGTGGAGATCCGCCGCTTCAAGGTGCCCGACGGCCGCGGTGGCGAGGAAGAGATCGACGGCTGGCTCATGCTGCCTGCCGATCACCGGGGCGGGAGCGTGCCGCTGCTGGTCGACGTGCATGGCGGGCCCGCGAGCTACGTGCTCGTGGCCTACACCTCGGCGCCACACTGGCCGGTGCTGTGCGACCAGGGCTGGGCGGTGCTCGCGCTCAACTGCACCGGCTCCAGCAGCTACGGGCGCGATTTCTCGGCGCGCCTGCGCGGCCGCTGGGGCGAGCTCGACCTGCAGCAGCACATCGCCGCGGTGAAGGCGCTCCAGCGCGAGGGCCTGGCCGACGATCGGGTGGCCATCAACGGCAAGTCGTACGGCGGCTACCTGAGCGCGTGGGCCATCGGGCAGACGCAGCTCTTCCGCAGCGCCGTGGTGCTGGCCCCGGTGGGCAACCTCGAGACGCACTACGGCACCTCCGACAGCGGCTACCACGCCGACCCGTATTCGATGTGCGGCGAGCCCTTCCTCAACCGCGAGACGAGCGTGAAGCTCTCGCCGATGCGGCACGTGCAGAAGACGCGCACGCCCACGCTCTTCCTGCAGGGCAAGGAAGACGAGCGCTGCCCGAAATGCCAGTCGGAGGAGCTCTTCGTCACCATCGCGCGCGCCGGCGACACGCCGACCGAGATGGTGCTCTACCCCGGCGGCAGCCACCACTTCTGGGAGAGCGGCCGGCCTTCGCATCGCCTCGATGCCCTGAAGCGCAGGCTGGGCTGGCTCACCCGCTGGATCGACCAGCCGCTGAAAAAGGCCTAG